The Pseudomonas fulva 12-X sequence GGGCGGCGTGCTCGGCAAGAAGCTCGAGCCGGTGGTGGTCGACCCGGCGTCCAACTGGCCGCTGTTCGCCGAACGTGGCCGCCAGCTGCTGACCCAGGACAAGGTCGCGGTTACCTTCGGCTGCTGGACCAGCGTGTCGCGTAAATCGGTGCTGCCGGTCTACGAGGAACTCAACGGCCTGCTGTTCTACCCGGTGCAGTACGAAGGCGAGGAAATGTCGCCGAACGTGTTCTACACCGGCGCCGCGCCGAACCAGCAGGCGATCCCGGCAGTGGAATACCTGCTCAGCGAAGACGGCGGCGGCGCCAAGCGCTTCTTCCTGCTCGGCACCGACTACGTCTACCCGCGCACCACCAACAAGATCCTGCGCGCCTTCCTGCACAGCAAGGGCGTACAGGACAACGACATCGAAGAGGTCTACACGCCGTTCGGTCATAGCGACTATCAAACCATCGTCGCCAACATCAAGAAGTTCTCCGCCGGCGGCAAGACTGCGGTGGTGTCCACCGTCAACGGTGACTCCAACGTGCCGTTCTACAAGGAACTGGCCAACCAGGGCATCGAAGCCACCGACGTGCCGGTGGTGGCGTTCTCGGTCGGCGAGGAAGAACTGCGCGGCATCGACACCAAGCCGCTGGTCGGCCACCTGGCGGCCTGGAACTACTTCCAGTCCGTGGAGAACCCGGTCAACGAGAAATTCGTCGCCGACTGGAAGGCCTACGCCAAGGCCAAGAAGCTGCCGAACGCCGACACCGTGGTGACCAACGACCCGATGGAAGCCACCTACGTGGGCATCCACATGTGGGCCCAGGCCGTCGAGAAGGCCGGCACCACCGACGTCGACAAGGTGCGCGTGGCCATGGCCGGCCAGGAATTCGCGGCGCCGAGCGGCTTCACCCTGAAGATGGACGAGAAGAACCATCACCTGCACAAGCCGGTGATGATCGGCGAGGTCCAGGAAGACGGCCAGTTCTCGGTGGTCTGGGAAACCGAAGGGCCGATCCGCGCCCAGCCGTGGAGCCCGTACATCGAGGGTAACGACAAGAAAGGCGACACCCCGGTGAAGTCGAACTGATCCGCACCGTGGCACAGGCGCCGAGTCGTTCTCCGGCGCCTGTGCCACGGGACACCAAGGACACGCCCATGCCTTATGCCTTTGCCCGAATTCTCTTCAGCCTGCTGCTCCTGCTGCCATTGGCCGCACAAGCCGGCGAAGCCGACGATTTCGTCGCCGCCAGCGCCACGCAGCAAGCCAGACAGCTGGAAAGCTGGGCCGCCATGCCCGACCCGGCACGCCAGCCGCTACTCGATGCGCTGCAACAGGGCCGTGTGGCCGCTGACGGCGACAAACGCGCCTTCATCGAAACCGACGCTGGCTACCGCGCCGCCGAAGGCGATGCCGAGCCGCAAGGCACCCTGCGCAAACTACGCCTGAACAATCGCCTGCGCGGGCTGATCGCCAACGCCCAGGCCAGCCATCAGTTGCTCGCCAGTGAGGCAACCGTGCGCCTGAGCGCCGCCCAGCAATTGCAGAAGAGCGCCCAGCCGGCGCAACTGCCGCTGCTCGCCAAGGCGCAAGCCGAGGAAGACGACGACGCCGTGCGCGATGCCCTCACCCTCGCCCTGGCCAACCTGCAACTGGTCGACGCCAACCCGGCGGTGCGCCTGGCTGCCGTGCGCCTGCTCGGTGAAACCGGCGAGCCGCTGGCCCGTACCCGCCTGGAAAACCTGCTGGAGCCCGGCGTGGAAAGCGACGCTGGCGTGCGCACCGCCGCAGAAACCAGCCTCGCCCAGGTAAAGCGCAAGCTGCTGATCGGCGAACTGCTCGGCCAGGCATTCAGCGGCATGAGCCTGGGCTCGATCCTGCTGCTCGCCGCCCTCGGCCTGGCCATCACCTTCGGCCTGCTCGGGGTGATCAACATGGCCCACGGCGAAATGCTGATGCTCGGCGCCTATTCCACCTACATGGTGCAGATTCTCTTCCAGCGCTTCGCCCCCGACGCCCTGGCGCTGTATCCGCTGGTCGCCCTGCCGGTGGCCTTCTGCGTGACCGCGGTGATCGGCATGGCCCTGGAGCGCACGGTGATCCGTCATCTCTACGGCCGCCCGCTGGAAACCCTGCTGGCCACCTGGGGCATCAGCCTGATCCTGATCCAGCTGGTGCGCGTGCTGTTCGGCGCGCAGAACGTCGAAGTGGCCAACCCCTACTGGCTGTCCGGCGGCATTCAGGTGCTGCCCAACCTGGTGCTGCCGTACAACCGCATCGTGATCGTCGGCTTCGCCCTGGCGGTGGTGGTGCTCACCTGGCTGCTGCTCAACAAGACCCGCCTGGGGCTCAACGTGCGCGCCGTCACCCAGAACCGCAACATGGCCGCCTGCTGCGGCGTGCCCACCGGCCGCGTGGACATGCTCGCCTTCGGCCTCGGCTCGGGTATCGCCGGCCTCGGCGGCGTGGCGCTGAGCCAGATCGGCAACGTCGGCCCCGACCTCGGCCAGAGCTACATCATCGACTCGTTCCTGGTGGTGGTACTCGGCGGCGTCGGCCAACTGGCCGGCAGCGTCATGGCGGCCTTCGGCCTGGGGATCGCCAACAAGATCCTGGAGCCGCAGATCGGCGCCGTACTCGGCAAGATCCTCATCCTCGCGCTGATCATTCTGTTCATTCAGAAGCGTCCGCAGGGCCTGTTCGCCTTGAAAGGGAGGGTGATCGATTGAACATCATGACCTGCCACCACGCCGTGGGAGCTGGCCATGCCAGCGATTGCATCACCACGGCCTGTCGCGCCCATGGCGCGCTCCCACAGATCGGTTCATGGGGGATAGAGCAATGAACGCCGCCAACCAAACCCTACTGGCCCGCGCCAGCCACAGGCTCGGCCCGCAGGTGTCGCTGGCCGTCGGCCTGCTGGTGCTCGCCGTGCTGGTCGCCATGCCCGTTCTGCACCTGCTGCCGGCCGAGCATGCGCTGCACGTTTCCGCCTACAGCCTGACCCTGGTCGGCAAGATCCTCTGCTACTGCATCGTCGCCCTGGCGCTGGATCTGGTCTGGGGCTACGCCGGCCTGCTGTCCCTCGGCCACGGCCTGTTCTTCGCCCTCGGCGGCTATGCCATGGGCATGTACCTGATGCGTGAAGCCGCCGGCGACGGCCTGCCGGCGTTCATGGGCTTTCTCGCCTGGACCGAGCTGCCCTGGTACTGGTACGGCACCGATAACTTCCTCTGGGCCCTGTGCCTTGTGGTGCTGGCGCCCGGCTTGCTGGCGCTGGTGTTCGGCTTCTTCGCCTTCCGCTCGCGGATCAAGGGCGTGTACTTCTCAATCATGACCCAGGCGCTGACCTTCGCCGGCATGCTGCTGTTCTTTCGCAACGAGACCGGTTTCGGCGGCAACAACGGCTTCACCAACTTTCGCAGCATCCTCGGCTTCGAGATCACCGCCGCCGGCACCCGCGCCACGCTGTTCGCGTTCACCGTGCTGCTCCTGGTCGGCAGCCTGTACCTGGGCTGGCGCCTGGCGCGTAGCAAGTTCGGCCGTGTGCTGACCGCCCTGCGCGACGCCGAGAACCGCCTGATGTTCTGCGGCTACGACCCGCGCGGCTACAAGCTGTTCATCTGGGTACTTTCCGCCGTGCTGTGCGGCCTGGCCGGAGCGCTGTACGTGCCCCAGGTGGGCATCATCAACCCCAGCGAAATGGCCCCGACGCAATCCATCGAAGCCGCCGTGTGGGTGGCCCTCGGCGGGCGCGGCACGCTGATCGGCCCGCTGCTCGGCGCCGGCCTGGTCAATGGCATGAAGAGCTGGTTCACCGTGGCCTTTCCCGAGTACTGGCTGTTCGCCCTCGGCGCGCTGTTCATCGTGGTCACCCTGTTCCTGCCCAAGGGCGTCATTGGCCTGCTCAAACGAGGGGACAAGTCATGAGAAGCGCACCGATTCCCGAAATGCTCATCGAACCGACTCCAGATGCAGCGGGCAGCGCCCGCGACGCCATCGGCCTGGGCCAGAGCGCCGGGCGCGGCCTCAACGTGCGCCACGGCACCATCCTCACCCTGGAAGACATCAACGTCGCCTTCGACGGCTTCAAGGCGCTGACCGACCTGACGCTGTACATCGGCGTCGGCGAACTGCGCTGCATCATCGGCCCCAACGGCGCCGGCAAGACCACTCTGATGGACGTGATCACCGGCAAGACCCGGCCGAACAGCGGCACCGCGTTCTTCGGTGAAACCTTCGACCTGACGCAGATGAGCGAGGTCGAGATCGCCCAGGCCGGCATTGGCCGAAAGTTCCAGAAACCGACGGTATTCGAAGCGCTGAGCGTGTTCGAGAACCTCGAACTGGCGCAGAAGACCGACAAGTCGGTGTGGGCCAGCCTGCGCGCCAGGCTCAGCGGTGAGCAGCGCGACCGCATCGACGAGGTGCTGGCCACCATTCGCCTGGACGGCTCGCGCCAGCGCCCGGCCGGCCTCTTGTCCCACGGCCAGAAGCAGTTCCTGGAAATCGGCATGCTGCTGGTGCAGGACCCGCAACTGTTGCTGCTCGACGAGCCGGTGGCGGGCATGACCGACGCGGAAACCGAATTCACCGCCGAGCTGTTCAAGTCCCTGGCACGCAAACACTCGCTGATGGTGGTCGAGCACGACATGGGCTTCGTCGGCACCATCGCCGACCACGTCACCGTGCTGCACCAGGGCCGCGTGCTGGCCGAAGGCTCGCTCGACGCCGTGCAGGCCAACGAGAAGGTGATCGAGGTTTATCTGGGGCGCTGACGCGCTCCGGCCACAGGCTTCAGGCCGCAAGCTACAGGCTCAGAGCACTGTTGCCTGCAGCCTATGGCCTGAAGCCTGCAGCCCCAAAACAGGAATTGAATCATGCTCCAGGTCGAAAAACTGCATCAGTACTACGGCGGCAGCCACATCCTGCGCGGCCTGTCGTTCGACGTAAAGGTCGGCGAAGTCACCTGCCTGCTCGGCCGCAACGGCGTCGGCAAGACCACCCTGCTTAAATGCCTGATGGGCCTGCTGCCCGCCAAGGAAGGCAGTGTTCAGTGGGAAGGCAAGGCCATCACCGGCTACAAACCGCACCAGCGGGTGCACGCCGGCATCGCCTACGTGCCCCAGGGCCGCGAGATATTCGGCCGCCTGACGGTGGAGGAAAACTTGCTGATGGGGCTCTCTCGTTTCAGCGCGAAGCAAGCCAAGGAGGTGCCGCCGTTCATCTACGAGCTGTTCCCGGTGCTGCTGGAAATGAAGCACCGTCGCGGCGGCGACCTGTCCGGCGGCCAGCAGCAACAGCTGGCCATCGGCCGCGCGTTGGCCAGCCAGCCACGCCTGCTGATCCTCGACGAACCCACCGAAGGCATCCAGCCCTCGGTGATCAAGGAAATCGGCGCAGTGATCAGAAAACTCGCCGCCCGCGGCGACATGGCCATCCTGCTGGTCGAGCAGTTCTACGACTTCGCCGCAGAACTGGCCGACCAGTACCTGGTGATGAGCCGCGGCGAGATCGTCCAACAGGGCCGCGGAGAAACCATGGAGGCGGACGGCGTGCGCGGGTTAGTGGCGATCTGAGAGCCTGTTCATAATCTTCAAGCCCAGGTTCGTCGACTTTGGCGGCTAAGTGGCGGGAGCGGACATCGGCGGGGGTATTTGTGGGAACGGGCCATGCCCGCGAAAAATCACGGGCATGGCCCGTTCCCACAAGTAAAGCAACGATGTCCGCTTCTGCCTTGTAGCTGCCTCTTCATGCGCATACAAGACTTTGAACAGGTTCTAAGAGCCTGTTCAAAGTGGTAAAAGGCCGCCACTGTACCTACGCGGCAGCTGCCCAAGCCGGTTATTCTTACCGCCCGCCCACCCCACTTTCACCTGCCGGCCAACCCGCAGGCGCCAGGGTGGCGACGATCCGCGTCGACGAGCCCACTCCGGCAGTCGATCAGCACGAATCGCCCAGGCCACTGGCCGGCGGTGTTCACTGACGACAGACAAGAGGCAGAACATGACTCAGGTAGTTTTCATCACCGGCGCCACTTCCGGCTTTGGCCGCGCCACCGCTCGCCGCTTTGCCGAGGCCGGCTGGGCGCTGGTGCTTTCC is a genomic window containing:
- the urtA gene encoding urea ABC transporter substrate-binding protein, whose amino-acid sequence is MQRRSLIKAFTLSASIAAMGLTWTVQAAETIKVGILHSLSGTMAISETSLKDMALMTIDEINAKGGVLGKKLEPVVVDPASNWPLFAERGRQLLTQDKVAVTFGCWTSVSRKSVLPVYEELNGLLFYPVQYEGEEMSPNVFYTGAAPNQQAIPAVEYLLSEDGGGAKRFFLLGTDYVYPRTTNKILRAFLHSKGVQDNDIEEVYTPFGHSDYQTIVANIKKFSAGGKTAVVSTVNGDSNVPFYKELANQGIEATDVPVVAFSVGEEELRGIDTKPLVGHLAAWNYFQSVENPVNEKFVADWKAYAKAKKLPNADTVVTNDPMEATYVGIHMWAQAVEKAGTTDVDKVRVAMAGQEFAAPSGFTLKMDEKNHHLHKPVMIGEVQEDGQFSVVWETEGPIRAQPWSPYIEGNDKKGDTPVKSN
- the urtB gene encoding urea ABC transporter permease subunit UrtB — translated: MPYAFARILFSLLLLLPLAAQAGEADDFVAASATQQARQLESWAAMPDPARQPLLDALQQGRVAADGDKRAFIETDAGYRAAEGDAEPQGTLRKLRLNNRLRGLIANAQASHQLLASEATVRLSAAQQLQKSAQPAQLPLLAKAQAEEDDDAVRDALTLALANLQLVDANPAVRLAAVRLLGETGEPLARTRLENLLEPGVESDAGVRTAAETSLAQVKRKLLIGELLGQAFSGMSLGSILLLAALGLAITFGLLGVINMAHGEMLMLGAYSTYMVQILFQRFAPDALALYPLVALPVAFCVTAVIGMALERTVIRHLYGRPLETLLATWGISLILIQLVRVLFGAQNVEVANPYWLSGGIQVLPNLVLPYNRIVIVGFALAVVVLTWLLLNKTRLGLNVRAVTQNRNMAACCGVPTGRVDMLAFGLGSGIAGLGGVALSQIGNVGPDLGQSYIIDSFLVVVLGGVGQLAGSVMAAFGLGIANKILEPQIGAVLGKILILALIILFIQKRPQGLFALKGRVID
- the urtC gene encoding urea ABC transporter permease subunit UrtC, giving the protein MNAANQTLLARASHRLGPQVSLAVGLLVLAVLVAMPVLHLLPAEHALHVSAYSLTLVGKILCYCIVALALDLVWGYAGLLSLGHGLFFALGGYAMGMYLMREAAGDGLPAFMGFLAWTELPWYWYGTDNFLWALCLVVLAPGLLALVFGFFAFRSRIKGVYFSIMTQALTFAGMLLFFRNETGFGGNNGFTNFRSILGFEITAAGTRATLFAFTVLLLVGSLYLGWRLARSKFGRVLTALRDAENRLMFCGYDPRGYKLFIWVLSAVLCGLAGALYVPQVGIINPSEMAPTQSIEAAVWVALGGRGTLIGPLLGAGLVNGMKSWFTVAFPEYWLFALGALFIVVTLFLPKGVIGLLKRGDKS
- the urtD gene encoding urea ABC transporter ATP-binding protein UrtD, giving the protein MRSAPIPEMLIEPTPDAAGSARDAIGLGQSAGRGLNVRHGTILTLEDINVAFDGFKALTDLTLYIGVGELRCIIGPNGAGKTTLMDVITGKTRPNSGTAFFGETFDLTQMSEVEIAQAGIGRKFQKPTVFEALSVFENLELAQKTDKSVWASLRARLSGEQRDRIDEVLATIRLDGSRQRPAGLLSHGQKQFLEIGMLLVQDPQLLLLDEPVAGMTDAETEFTAELFKSLARKHSLMVVEHDMGFVGTIADHVTVLHQGRVLAEGSLDAVQANEKVIEVYLGR
- the urtE gene encoding urea ABC transporter ATP-binding subunit UrtE, which encodes MLQVEKLHQYYGGSHILRGLSFDVKVGEVTCLLGRNGVGKTTLLKCLMGLLPAKEGSVQWEGKAITGYKPHQRVHAGIAYVPQGREIFGRLTVEENLLMGLSRFSAKQAKEVPPFIYELFPVLLEMKHRRGGDLSGGQQQQLAIGRALASQPRLLILDEPTEGIQPSVIKEIGAVIRKLAARGDMAILLVEQFYDFAAELADQYLVMSRGEIVQQGRGETMEADGVRGLVAI